A genomic window from Deinococcus aetherius includes:
- a CDS encoding SDR family NAD(P)-dependent oxidoreductase yields MSRFENKTVIVTGAASGIGLATATHFAQEGARVVIADLHGDQAQQAAEGLKAQGAPDVLGVACDVSKPDQVQGCVGQALGRFGSLDVIVNNAGLMTFKPLTDLTVDDWNRVLAVDLLGAFLFIQQGFLHMKPGGSIVNVSSIHARETEPLVAPYAAAKAALLSLTRSAAIEGRPRGLRVNAVLPGAVDTPMLWDNPNVKSGVEKINPADVGKAQDLAAAIAFLASEDAAFIQGTGLVVDGGRLDHL; encoded by the coding sequence ATGAGCCGGTTCGAGAACAAGACCGTCATCGTCACCGGGGCCGCGAGCGGCATCGGCCTCGCCACCGCCACCCATTTCGCGCAGGAGGGCGCCCGCGTCGTCATCGCCGACCTGCACGGCGACCAGGCGCAGCAGGCGGCGGAGGGGCTGAAGGCGCAGGGTGCCCCCGATGTCCTCGGCGTCGCCTGCGACGTGTCGAAACCCGATCAGGTGCAGGGCTGCGTGGGCCAGGCGCTCGGCAGGTTCGGCTCCCTCGACGTGATCGTGAACAACGCGGGCCTGATGACCTTCAAGCCCCTGACCGACCTCACCGTGGACGACTGGAACCGGGTGCTGGCGGTGGACCTGCTCGGGGCGTTCCTCTTCATCCAGCAGGGCTTCTTGCACATGAAGCCGGGCGGGAGCATCGTCAACGTCTCCAGCATCCACGCCCGCGAGACCGAGCCGCTGGTGGCCCCCTACGCGGCGGCGAAGGCGGCCCTCTTGTCCCTGACCCGCTCGGCGGCCATCGAGGGCAGACCGCGCGGCCTGCGGGTGAACGCGGTGCTGCCGGGCGCGGTGGACACCCCCATGCTGTGGGACAACCCCAACGTGAAAAGCGGCGTGGAGAAGATCAACCCCGCCGACGTGGGCAAGGCCCAGGACCTCGCGGCGGCCATCGCCTTTCTCGCCTCGGAGGACGCTGCCTTCATCCAGGGCACCGGGCTCGTCGTGGACGGCGGACGGCTCGACCACCTCTGA
- a CDS encoding MarR family winged helix-turn-helix transcriptional regulator produces the protein MTVANDNRLEEATQTGALLRTVTRQFTELQQRNFACCDVQSATQCAILTTLEREGDQTLRALTGTLNLDKAWLSRSTDDLVEQGLLVKTPHPGDRRALLLRLTDAGHQAAQDLDAQLNQQSARVLARLPEEDRAATLRLLTRLSAALQVELDGEGGCGC, from the coding sequence ATGACCGTTGCCAATGACAACAGATTGGAGGAGGCTACCCAGACTGGGGCACTCCTGCGGACGGTGACACGGCAGTTCACCGAGTTGCAGCAGCGCAACTTCGCCTGCTGTGACGTGCAATCGGCCACCCAATGCGCGATCCTTACCACCCTGGAGCGTGAGGGCGACCAGACGCTCCGCGCCCTGACCGGCACGCTGAACCTCGACAAGGCGTGGCTCAGCCGCAGTACCGACGACTTGGTGGAACAGGGCTTGCTGGTCAAGACGCCACACCCGGGGGACCGCCGCGCCCTGCTGCTGCGCCTCACCGACGCCGGACACCAGGCCGCGCAGGACCTCGACGCTCAACTCAACCAGCAATCCGCCCGGGTGCTGGCCCGCCTGCCCGAAGAGGACCGGGCCGCCACCCTCCGACTCCTGACGCGCCTGAGCGCCGCGCTTCAGGTCGAACTCGACGGGGAGGGGGGCTGCGGATGCTGA
- a CDS encoding molybdopterin oxidoreductase family protein, which translates to MTSETRDSINDIWGERTPHGAGQEWPARVDERVSETPERWVRGACVLCSNGCGLDIGVKDGRIVGVRGLVSDATNKGRLGPKGLHGWEANNSGDRLVRPMIRRDGQLREASWDEAMDLIVQKSQEIALQHTSGALGFYTSGQLFLEEYYTLAVIGKAGLGTPHMDGNTRLCTATAAAALKESFGSDGQPGSYEDLDVTDCVLHVGHNVASQQTVLWMRVLDRLAGSNPPRVIVIDPRRTFTAEKATVHLAPKVGTNVAVLNGLLHLIIQAGKTDPAFLQAHTVGYDDLKRVVEKYTPEYVEELSGVPTADLRAAGEILANTKTLVSTVLQGVYQSMQATAAAVQVNNIHLIRGLIGKPGSGILQMNGQPTAQNTRETGADGDLPGFRNWGNPEHIGQLAKLWNVPFNKIPHWSPPTHAMQIWRYCEQGSIKMLWIQATNPAVSLPDLGRIRRILQQEDLFVVVQDAFLTETARYADVVLPAAIWGEKTGTFTNVSRTVHISCQAIEPPGEAKSDLDIFLDYARRMDFRDQDGGPLIRWHDAESAFEAWKECTRGRPCDYTGLTYGKLLAGSGIPWPVNEGHPDGTVRLYTDFVFPTHADYAETYGQDFDTGASVTPEEYKANDPQGRAMIKATDYREPHEVPDEDYPLWLTTGRQVYHFHTRTKTGRSKELREAAPDAFVQLSPEDAARYGIEQDDWILVESRRGLVIERALIGNIEPGLVFIPWHYGSWDDPSRPRAANELTLTEWDPVSKQPHYKYAAVRVSKYDAKDALPTPGLLGRAVEAVRHLVSGEKERASFASESGVPQPKTTQRVDG; encoded by the coding sequence ATGACGAGTGAAACGCGGGACAGCATCAACGACATCTGGGGGGAACGCACACCGCACGGGGCCGGGCAGGAGTGGCCCGCGCGGGTGGACGAGCGAGTTTCGGAAACGCCTGAGCGCTGGGTCCGGGGGGCGTGCGTGCTGTGCTCCAACGGCTGCGGCCTCGACATCGGCGTGAAGGACGGCCGGATCGTGGGCGTCCGCGGCCTCGTGTCCGACGCGACCAACAAGGGGCGCCTGGGACCGAAGGGCCTGCACGGCTGGGAGGCGAACAACAGCGGGGACCGGCTGGTCAGACCCATGATCCGCAGGGATGGGCAGTTGCGGGAGGCGAGCTGGGACGAGGCAATGGACCTGATCGTGCAGAAGTCGCAGGAGATCGCCCTGCAGCACACCAGCGGCGCCCTGGGCTTCTACACGTCCGGGCAGCTCTTCTTGGAGGAGTACTACACCCTGGCCGTGATCGGCAAGGCGGGGCTGGGGACGCCGCACATGGACGGCAACACCCGGCTGTGCACCGCGACCGCCGCCGCCGCCCTCAAGGAGTCGTTCGGCTCGGACGGTCAGCCCGGCAGCTACGAGGACCTCGACGTGACCGACTGCGTCCTGCACGTCGGGCACAACGTCGCCTCGCAGCAGACGGTCCTGTGGATGCGCGTTCTCGACCGTCTCGCCGGGTCGAATCCGCCCAGGGTCATCGTGATCGACCCCCGGCGCACCTTCACTGCCGAAAAGGCCACCGTCCACCTCGCGCCGAAGGTCGGCACGAACGTCGCCGTGCTCAACGGGCTGCTGCACCTGATCATCCAGGCGGGCAAGACCGACCCGGCCTTTCTGCAAGCACACACGGTCGGGTACGATGACCTGAAAAGGGTCGTCGAGAAGTACACGCCCGAGTACGTCGAGGAACTGTCGGGTGTCCCTACCGCCGACCTGCGCGCCGCCGGGGAGATTCTGGCGAATACGAAGACACTCGTGTCCACCGTCTTGCAAGGCGTGTACCAGTCGATGCAGGCGACCGCGGCCGCCGTGCAGGTGAACAACATCCACCTGATCCGGGGATTGATCGGCAAACCCGGCAGCGGCATCCTCCAGATGAACGGGCAACCCACCGCGCAAAACACGCGGGAGACCGGCGCGGACGGCGACCTGCCGGGCTTTCGCAACTGGGGCAACCCCGAGCACATCGGGCAACTGGCGAAGCTCTGGAACGTCCCCTTCAACAAGATTCCGCACTGGAGCCCGCCGACGCACGCCATGCAGATCTGGCGCTACTGCGAGCAGGGCAGCATCAAAATGCTGTGGATTCAGGCGACGAACCCGGCCGTGTCCCTGCCGGACCTCGGGCGCATCCGCCGAATCCTTCAGCAGGAAGACCTGTTCGTGGTCGTGCAGGACGCTTTTCTCACCGAGACCGCCCGCTATGCGGACGTGGTGCTCCCCGCCGCGATCTGGGGCGAGAAGACCGGCACCTTTACCAATGTCAGCCGCACCGTGCATATCTCATGCCAGGCTATCGAGCCTCCCGGCGAGGCGAAGAGCGACCTCGACATCTTCCTCGACTACGCACGGCGCATGGACTTCCGCGATCAGGACGGAGGGCCCCTGATCAGGTGGCACGACGCCGAGAGCGCCTTCGAGGCCTGGAAGGAATGCACGCGCGGGCGGCCCTGCGACTACACCGGCCTGACCTACGGGAAGCTCCTGGCGGGCAGCGGCATTCCCTGGCCGGTCAACGAGGGGCACCCGGACGGCACCGTGCGGCTGTACACCGACTTCGTGTTTCCCACCCATGCGGACTACGCCGAAACCTATGGGCAGGACTTCGACACGGGCGCGAGCGTCACCCCGGAGGAGTACAAGGCCAACGATCCGCAGGGCCGGGCGATGATCAAGGCGACCGACTACCGTGAGCCGCACGAGGTGCCCGACGAGGACTATCCGCTGTGGCTCACGACCGGGCGGCAGGTCTACCACTTCCACACGAGGACGAAGACGGGCCGGTCGAAGGAGCTGCGGGAAGCGGCCCCCGACGCCTTTGTGCAGCTCTCCCCCGAGGACGCCGCGCGGTACGGCATCGAGCAGGACGACTGGATTCTGGTGGAGTCCCGGCGCGGCCTCGTGATCGAGCGCGCCTTGATCGGCAACATCGAGCCGGGGCTGGTCTTCATCCCCTGGCATTACGGCTCCTGGGACGACCCCAGCCGCCCGCGCGCCGCCAACGAACTGACCCTCACGGAGTGGGACCCGGTGAGCAAGCAGCCGCACTACAAGTACGCCGCCGTCAGGGTCAGCAAGTACGACGCTAAGGATGCGCTCCCGACCCCCGGACTGTTGGGTCGCGCGGTGGAGGCGGTGCGGCACCTGGTGTCGGGGGAGAAGGAGCGCGCCTCTTTCGCCTCCGAGTCCGGGGTCCCGCAGCCGAAGACCACGCAAAGGGTGGATGGTTGA
- a CDS encoding MIP/aquaporin family protein yields the protein MSLARALFAEGLGTFALVFFGPGAAVVQAQTGALGHLGVAVVFGLTVAAVIATLAPISGAHINPAATFALTLAGRFPIKWVLPYVAAQLLGSGVAAFVLLALFGLKGSVGATVPAGSVAQAFVLEAVLTFFLLLVALRSGLPWVVGGVVALEAAMGGPITGASMNPARSFGPALASGLWTAHWLYWVAPLLGAALAVGANTLLNPAHPLELTPRPPQEFEPQRDDLEPPPR from the coding sequence GTGTCCCTCGCGCGTGCCCTCTTCGCCGAGGGGCTGGGCACCTTCGCGCTGGTCTTCTTCGGCCCAGGTGCGGCCGTCGTTCAGGCGCAGACGGGCGCCCTCGGGCACCTGGGCGTGGCTGTCGTGTTCGGGCTCACCGTGGCGGCGGTGATCGCCACCCTCGCCCCGATCAGCGGGGCACACATCAACCCAGCGGCCACCTTCGCCCTGACCCTGGCGGGCCGTTTCCCGATCAAGTGGGTCCTGCCCTACGTCGCGGCCCAACTGCTGGGCTCAGGCGTGGCGGCCTTCGTGCTGCTGGCCCTGTTCGGGCTGAAGGGAAGCGTCGGCGCCACCGTCCCAGCGGGAAGTGTCGCTCAGGCGTTCGTCCTCGAAGCCGTGCTGACCTTCTTCCTGCTGCTGGTCGCCCTGCGCTCCGGGTTGCCCTGGGTGGTGGGCGGGGTCGTCGCCCTGGAGGCGGCGATGGGCGGCCCGATCACCGGGGCGAGCATGAACCCGGCCCGCTCCTTCGGCCCGGCGCTGGCGAGCGGCCTCTGGACCGCCCACTGGCTCTACTGGGTGGCGCCCCTCCTGGGCGCTGCCCTCGCCGTGGGCGCCAACACGCTGCTCAACCCGGCCCACCCCCTGGAGCTGACCCCCCGCCCTCCGCAGGAATTCGAGCCGCAGCGAGACGACCTCGAACCCCCTCCCCGCTGA
- the arsN2 gene encoding arsenic resistance N-acetyltransferase ArsN2: protein MLTRGATPTDLPRIEALLTALSLPVAGVTEHLEGVRVAKKGGSLLGVVGLEQHGQVALLRSVAVAPWARGQGVAARLVGEVLDEARRLEVEAVYLLTTTAEGYFPRFGFVTVPRSVAPAALLASHEFQDACPGSATLMRLPLKENAMTQTIPGLADQTSTSALFDALRAQPQLPLEFHLHGELLVSPGYHVTEVKAVTIEAMDCGGRADAWRETVIQLKDGSAREAGEGFMTTRKFLGIYDQVAKSVPVRGEAEVRFEYGNSATPAMQYHVTHVDPQGERVIVHLRTPGVQCKASDACGQPAVTTGPVETETATCCAPTSGSGCCGPATTDLISLG, encoded by the coding sequence ATGCTGACCCGAGGAGCAACGCCCACCGATCTCCCCAGGATCGAGGCCCTGCTCACGGCCCTGAGCCTGCCGGTGGCTGGTGTCACTGAGCACCTGGAGGGAGTGCGGGTGGCCAAGAAGGGCGGCTCCCTGCTTGGGGTCGTTGGGCTGGAACAGCACGGCCAGGTGGCCCTGCTGCGCTCGGTGGCCGTCGCGCCGTGGGCACGTGGGCAGGGCGTGGCCGCCCGGCTCGTCGGTGAAGTGCTCGACGAGGCCCGCCGTCTGGAAGTGGAGGCGGTCTACCTGCTCACCACCACCGCCGAGGGCTACTTCCCACGCTTCGGCTTCGTCACGGTGCCCCGCTCGGTCGCCCCCGCCGCCCTGCTCGCCTCACACGAGTTTCAAGACGCCTGCCCGGGGTCCGCCACCCTGATGCGCCTGCCCCTCAAGGAGAACGCCATGACCCAGACCATCCCCGGACTCGCGGACCAGACCTCCACCTCCGCGCTGTTCGATGCCCTGCGCGCCCAGCCCCAGCTCCCCCTCGAATTCCACCTCCACGGCGAGCTGTTGGTCAGTCCCGGCTATCACGTCACCGAGGTCAAGGCCGTCACGATTGAAGCGATGGATTGCGGCGGCCGGGCGGACGCCTGGCGCGAGACGGTGATCCAGCTCAAGGACGGCAGCGCGCGGGAGGCGGGAGAGGGGTTCATGACCACCCGCAAGTTCCTGGGCATCTACGACCAGGTGGCAAAGAGCGTGCCTGTTCGCGGTGAAGCCGAGGTCCGCTTCGAGTACGGGAACAGCGCGACCCCTGCCATGCAGTACCACGTGACGCACGTTGATCCCCAGGGGGAGCGGGTGATCGTTCACCTGCGGACGCCGGGCGTGCAGTGCAAGGCTTCTGACGCCTGCGGGCAGCCTGCCGTCACAACGGGGCCGGTGGAGACTGAGACTGCGACGTGCTGCGCGCCTACGAGTGGGAGCGGGTGCTGCGGTCCGGCCACGACCGACCTGATCTCCCTGGGCTGA
- a CDS encoding alpha/beta hydrolase family protein, translated as MEADGRATRAVPDPQGAAQLVVPGRCRKASCPLVIVSHGRGGQALDGITHPPFDTLVDAVDAQGYVLLLSNDGGRETWGSPGALTYIRRVYRAAQPHFQGDGRVYTLGISMGGLPATLTAYRQTLGVKVRATALVAGRVNLSDAVRTSARRAASIRRAYGAVSLAGHDPVNDFATFRGRRTPLLTVVSPQDTAVRSAANGVRLAHLARAAGADVRVIQVQGPHLSRGYMNADIGRQIALFFKAHP; from the coding sequence GTGGAAGCGGACGGACGGGCCACCCGGGCCGTCCCCGACCCCCAGGGGGCGGCCCAACTCGTCGTGCCGGGGCGTTGCCGGAAGGCGAGCTGCCCGCTGGTGATCGTCTCGCACGGCCGGGGCGGGCAGGCGCTGGACGGCATCACCCACCCGCCCTTCGACACCCTGGTGGACGCCGTCGACGCGCAGGGGTACGTGCTGCTGCTGAGCAACGACGGCGGTCGGGAGACCTGGGGCAGCCCCGGCGCGCTGACGTACATCCGCCGGGTGTACCGGGCGGCGCAGCCACATTTCCAGGGCGACGGCCGGGTCTACACCCTCGGCATCTCGATGGGCGGTCTGCCCGCCACCCTCACGGCTTACCGGCAGACGCTGGGCGTGAAGGTCCGGGCCACCGCCCTCGTCGCGGGCCGGGTCAACCTGAGCGACGCGGTGCGCACCTCAGCCAGGCGCGCGGCCAGCATCCGGCGGGCGTACGGCGCGGTCAGCCTGGCGGGGCACGACCCCGTGAACGACTTCGCCACCTTCCGGGGTCGCCGGACGCCGCTCCTGACCGTCGTCAGCCCGCAGGACACGGCGGTGAGGAGCGCCGCCAACGGGGTGCGGCTGGCTCATCTGGCCCGCGCCGCGGGCGCCGACGTCCGGGTGATCCAGGTGCAGGGACCGCATCTGTCGCGGGGGTACATGAACGCGGACATCGGGCGTCAGATCGCCTTGTTCTTCAAGGCCCACCCCTGA
- a CDS encoding family 1 glycosylhydrolase, translated as MIYFMFATGIENSYPTIQGGRVRMDEMDKCRHYEFWKKDFDLVRELGTPYLRYGPPIHKTWLGPDRYDWTFADETYAELRRRDLTPITDLCHFGVPDWIGNFQNPDFPGQFARYARAFALRYPWVQLYTPVNEMYICALFSAKYGWWNEQMTTDTAFVTALKHIVRANVLAMQAILEVRADAIFIQSESTEYFHAENPSAIRPAEIMNEVRFLSLDLNYGHRVGSEMYEYLMDHGMTREEYHFFLNETRKHHCIMGNDYYVTNEHLVHPDGRTEWAGEVYGYSVITNQYYARYGLPVMHTETNLAQGPQGDEAVRWLRKEWANVLRVRNDGLPIVGFTWYSLTDQVDWDSALRENNGTVNPLGLYDLDRNIRPVGQAYRDLIAQWRDVLPTQSVVLALPVFPPSQQQEPVLRRVESGARERERRSRAASTKLIDPNLEGDGK; from the coding sequence TTGATCTATTTCATGTTCGCGACCGGCATCGAGAACTCGTACCCCACCATCCAGGGCGGCCGGGTCCGTATGGACGAGATGGACAAGTGCCGCCACTACGAGTTCTGGAAGAAGGACTTCGACCTCGTGCGCGAACTCGGCACCCCGTACCTGCGCTACGGCCCACCCATCCATAAAACCTGGCTCGGCCCCGACCGCTACGACTGGACCTTCGCGGACGAGACCTACGCCGAGTTGCGGCGGCGAGACCTCACCCCGATCACCGACCTGTGCCACTTCGGGGTGCCGGACTGGATCGGTAACTTCCAGAACCCCGACTTCCCCGGGCAATTCGCCCGCTACGCCCGCGCGTTCGCCCTGCGTTACCCCTGGGTGCAGCTCTACACCCCCGTGAACGAGATGTACATCTGCGCCCTGTTCTCGGCCAAGTACGGCTGGTGGAACGAGCAGATGACCACGGACACCGCCTTCGTGACGGCCCTGAAGCACATCGTGAGGGCGAACGTGCTCGCCATGCAGGCCATCCTGGAGGTGCGCGCCGACGCCATCTTCATCCAGAGCGAGTCCACGGAATACTTCCACGCCGAGAATCCGTCCGCCATCCGCCCCGCCGAGATCATGAACGAGGTCCGCTTCCTGTCGCTCGATCTCAACTACGGGCACCGGGTCGGCTCGGAGATGTACGAGTACCTCATGGATCACGGCATGACGCGCGAGGAGTACCACTTCTTCCTGAACGAGACCCGCAAACACCACTGCATCATGGGCAACGACTACTACGTGACGAACGAGCATCTGGTACATCCGGACGGAAGGACCGAGTGGGCGGGCGAGGTCTACGGCTACTCGGTGATCACCAACCAGTACTACGCCCGCTACGGCCTGCCGGTGATGCACACCGAGACCAACCTCGCGCAGGGACCGCAGGGGGACGAGGCGGTGCGCTGGCTGCGCAAGGAGTGGGCGAACGTGCTGCGGGTGCGCAACGACGGCCTGCCCATCGTGGGCTTCACCTGGTACTCGCTGACCGACCAGGTGGACTGGGACAGCGCCCTGCGCGAGAACAACGGCACCGTCAATCCCCTGGGCCTCTACGACCTGGACCGCAACATCCGCCCGGTGGGGCAGGCGTACCGAGACCTGATCGCCCAGTGGCGCGATGTGCTGCCCACCCAGAGCGTCGTCCTCGCCCTGCCGGTCTTTCCGCCCAGCCAGCAGCAGGAACCCGTGCTGCGTCGGGTGGAGAGCGGCGCCCGGGAGCGCGAACGCCGTTCCCGCGCGGCGTCGACCAAGCTGATCGACCCCAACCTCGAAGGAGACGGAAAATGA
- a CDS encoding MIP/aquaporin family protein, with the protein MDPAKLAVADPARTPDVAPSPDRPLHGAPFPPGRWHPRLYLAELVGTALLVGVGLSIVIVMFGTASPVAAWLPGVGERRFLTGALFGSVGALLALSPVGKVSGAHLNPAVTLAFWLEGQLAGRDAAWYVLAQLAGGVLGALPLRLWGALGRSVEYGVTVPGPAVSPVMAVLAEAGVTFGLVELIFVLASHARTCHLTPLALPALFSVLVLVEAPLTGTSANPARSFGPAVVAGVWQAQWVYFVGPCLGAAVAVGVLRLELTGPRRVLAARLAHFHLP; encoded by the coding sequence ATGGACCCGGCCAAGCTCGCGGTCGCCGACCCGGCAAGAACGCCTGACGTGGCGCCTTCCCCCGACCGCCCGCTGCACGGGGCGCCCTTCCCGCCGGGCCGCTGGCACCCCCGGCTGTACCTCGCCGAACTCGTCGGCACGGCGCTGCTGGTGGGGGTGGGGCTGTCCATCGTGATCGTGATGTTCGGGACGGCCAGCCCGGTCGCCGCGTGGCTGCCGGGGGTGGGTGAACGGCGGTTTCTGACCGGCGCCCTCTTCGGGTCGGTGGGGGCGCTGCTCGCGCTGTCCCCGGTGGGCAAGGTCAGCGGGGCGCACCTCAACCCGGCGGTGACGCTGGCCTTCTGGCTGGAGGGCCAGCTCGCCGGGCGGGACGCGGCGTGGTACGTGCTCGCGCAGCTCGCGGGGGGTGTGCTCGGCGCGCTGCCTCTGCGTCTCTGGGGCGCGCTGGGACGCAGTGTGGAGTACGGGGTGACGGTGCCCGGGCCGGCCGTGTCCCCCGTCATGGCCGTGCTCGCCGAGGCGGGCGTGACGTTCGGGCTCGTGGAGCTGATCTTCGTGCTCGCCAGCCACGCGCGGACCTGTCACCTCACCCCCCTGGCGCTGCCCGCGCTGTTCAGCGTCCTCGTGCTGGTCGAGGCGCCGCTCACCGGGACCAGCGCCAACCCGGCGCGGAGTTTCGGGCCCGCCGTCGTCGCAGGCGTATGGCAGGCACAGTGGGTGTACTTCGTCGGGCCGTGCCTGGGCGCAGCGGTCGCCGTGGGCGTCCTGCGGCTGGAGCTGACCGGCCCCCGCCGCGTCCTCGCCGCGCGGCTCGCCCACTTTCACCTCCCCTGA
- a CDS encoding MFS transporter gives MLRAYEWERVLRSGHDRPDLPGLMPESTRGQRSLVWTLAVLTTVSYGALYYAQPLLAVAAEHERGWTRTQTGLAFTLALLVTALIAPAVGRALDARGGRVLVGGGAVLGGLAFMLLACTSSYPAFVLGWLLAGVAMALTFYEAAFTVLGQQVSGAARTRATLTITLVAGLASTIFVPLTTALLSVGALRAALLALAALLAAVGLLAWRVLPPVGGGRPGTPGPAFGPDPAFARLTLAFTLARIVTVGVGLQLAPLLLAAGYAPGLAAALTGLLGLAALPGRVLFVPLLSRLGALPLTLVLFVGLAMGALLLHFPASLMLMVVGIVVFGLASGALTLARAELLARRYGALTFGAANGQMVRSVNLAQAFTPLGMGMLFTWTGSAHVSLLLLAGFALAAAGVLLTARRLGAGGRWTQA, from the coding sequence GTGCTGCGCGCCTACGAGTGGGAGCGGGTGCTGCGGTCCGGCCACGACCGACCTGATCTCCCTGGGCTGATGCCCGAGTCCACGCGCGGCCAGCGTTCCCTGGTGTGGACGCTGGCCGTCCTCACGACGGTTAGCTACGGCGCCCTGTACTACGCACAGCCCCTCCTCGCGGTCGCCGCCGAGCACGAGCGGGGGTGGACGCGCACTCAGACAGGCCTGGCCTTCACCCTGGCCCTGCTGGTGACCGCTTTGATCGCCCCGGCGGTGGGCCGCGCCCTCGACGCTCGCGGTGGCCGGGTGCTGGTGGGCGGCGGAGCGGTGCTGGGCGGACTGGCGTTCATGCTGCTGGCCTGCACCTCCAGCTACCCGGCCTTCGTGCTGGGCTGGCTGCTCGCAGGCGTGGCGATGGCCCTGACCTTCTACGAGGCGGCCTTCACCGTCCTGGGGCAACAGGTGAGCGGTGCGGCGCGCACCCGGGCCACCCTGACGATCACGCTCGTCGCGGGGCTGGCGAGCACGATCTTCGTGCCGCTCACCACCGCCCTGCTGTCGGTGGGGGCGCTGCGTGCGGCGCTGCTTGCCCTCGCGGCGCTGCTGGCCGCCGTGGGCCTGCTGGCCTGGCGGGTCCTTCCCCCAGTGGGAGGGGGTAGACCGGGGACACCTGGCCCGGCCTTTGGCCCGGACCCCGCCTTCGCACGGCTGACGTTGGCCTTCACGCTCGCGCGCATCGTGACCGTGGGGGTGGGCTTGCAGCTCGCGCCGCTCCTGCTCGCTGCCGGGTACGCTCCCGGGCTCGCGGCGGCCCTCACCGGCCTGCTGGGCCTGGCCGCCCTGCCAGGCCGGGTGCTGTTCGTCCCGCTGCTCTCCCGGCTGGGCGCCCTGCCCCTGACCCTGGTGCTCTTCGTCGGGCTGGCGATGGGGGCGCTGCTGCTGCATTTCCCGGCGTCTCTGATGCTCATGGTGGTGGGCATCGTGGTGTTCGGCCTGGCGAGTGGGGCCCTGACCCTGGCCCGGGCTGAGTTGCTGGCGCGGCGGTATGGGGCCCTGACCTTTGGGGCGGCGAACGGGCAGATGGTGCGGTCGGTGAACCTGGCGCAGGCATTCACGCCGCTGGGGATGGGGATGTTGTTCACCTGGACCGGAAGCGCCCACGTGTCCCTGCTGCTGCTGGCAGGGTTCGCCCTGGCCGCGGCCGGAGTCCTGCTCACCGCCCGTCGCCTGGGCGCGGGCGGACGCTGGACCCAGGCTTAG
- a CDS encoding S8 family serine peptidase, which produces MKSKGVWWAGLTVTVSAALGLWGINQAEVPWNLNNVHLPPASGVTFAAAHPVTVAILDTGMSEQPLLDGVQRYGYDFVTNPHNAGDGTGRDPTPLASRGGVGYHGTAVAGVVHSVNPQARLVHVRVIGRVNSVSLRDAVDGLRWAAGLDVPGVPRNPFPARVINASFSLNRGPHAGCVPAMQRAVDEVLARGTVVVTSAGNRGVPASRNTPAGCRGVLTVAATDDRGRRAPYSNWGKAVALAAPGGTSQERVDVLRPGGGETELTGTSFAAPLVAGAASLLLAERPTLSPADVTRLLEQTAQPFAGGQCDRVNAHSCGAGVLDVNAAVQAAGSWPGLASLASRR; this is translated from the coding sequence ATGAAGAGCAAGGGTGTCTGGTGGGCCGGGTTGACCGTCACCGTGTCGGCTGCCCTGGGACTCTGGGGGATCAACCAGGCGGAGGTGCCGTGGAACTTGAACAACGTCCACCTCCCCCCGGCCTCGGGGGTGACGTTCGCGGCGGCTCACCCCGTGACGGTGGCCATCCTCGACACCGGGATGTCGGAGCAGCCCCTGCTGGACGGGGTTCAGCGGTACGGCTACGACTTCGTGACCAACCCTCACAACGCCGGGGACGGCACGGGCCGGGACCCGACCCCCCTCGCGTCCAGGGGCGGGGTGGGGTACCACGGCACCGCGGTCGCCGGCGTCGTCCACAGCGTCAACCCGCAGGCCCGGCTGGTCCACGTGCGGGTCATCGGGCGCGTGAACTCCGTGTCCCTGCGGGACGCCGTGGACGGCCTGCGCTGGGCGGCTGGGCTGGACGTGCCGGGCGTGCCCCGCAACCCGTTCCCCGCCCGCGTCATCAACGCGTCGTTCTCCCTGAACCGGGGCCCGCACGCCGGGTGTGTGCCCGCCATGCAGCGCGCCGTGGACGAGGTCCTGGCGCGCGGCACCGTCGTCGTAACCTCCGCCGGCAACCGCGGCGTCCCGGCGTCCCGCAACACCCCGGCGGGGTGCCGGGGCGTCCTCACGGTGGCCGCGACCGACGACCGGGGACGGCGCGCCCCCTACTCCAACTGGGGCAAGGCGGTGGCCCTGGCAGCGCCGGGCGGCACGTCGCAGGAGCGGGTCGACGTGCTGCGCCCGGGGGGCGGCGAGACCGAACTCACCGGGACCAGCTTCGCCGCGCCCCTGGTCGCCGGCGCGGCCAGCCTGCTGCTCGCCGAGCGGCCCACCCTCAGCCCGGCCGACGTGACCCGCCTGCTGGAGCAGACCGCCCAGCCGTTCGCGGGAGGGCAGTGCGACCGGGTGAACGCGCACTCCTGCGGCGCGGGCGTCCTCGATGTCAATGCCGCCGTGCAGGCGGCCGGAAGCTGGCCCGGGCTGGCCTCGTTGGCTTCTCGCCGCTAG